Genomic DNA from Nocardioides aquaticus:
ATCCCGCGCAGCCACCCGCTGGCGTCGGTGCGCGAGGCGTACAACGCCGTCTTCGTCGAGTCCGAGGCCGCCGGCCAGCTGATGTTCTACGGCCCCGGCGCGGGCGGCGCCCCGACCGCGTCGGCGGTGCTGGGTGACCTGGTCACCGTGGCCCGCAACCAGCGCGCCTCGACCCGGGGCATGGTCGAGTCGGCCTACGCCGACCGGGCCGTGCTGCCGATGGGGGAGACCGTCACCCGCTACCACGTGGCGATCGACGTCGACGACCGCACCGGCGTGCTGGCCGCGGTGGCCGCCGCCTTCGCCGAGCACGACGTCTCCCTGCGCACGGTGCGTCAGGAGGGTCGCGGTGACGACGCCCAGCTCGTGGTCGTCTCGCACGAGGCCACCGACGCCGCGCTCGCAGCGACGGTCGCGCACCTGCAGGGCATGGAGATGGTGCGCGAGATCAGCTCGGTCATGCGCGTCGAGGGGGAGTCCGAGTGACCACCGACCAGACCGCCGACCAGACCACCGAGCGGCGCGCACCCGGGGCCGTGCGCCAGTGGCGCGGCGTCATCGAGGAGTACCGCGACCTGCTCGACCTGCCGGACCTGCCCGACGGGATCCCCGCGGTCACCCTGCGCGAGGGGGGCACGCCCCTGGTCACCTCGGAGTGGCTCTCGGGCCTGACCGGCGCCGACGTGTGGCTCAAGGTGGAGGGCGACAACCCCACCGGTTCCTTCAAGGACCGGGGGATGACCGCCGCGATCTCGGTCGCCCGCTCGGAGGGCGCCCGCGCCGTGGTCTGCGCCTCCACCGGCAACACCTCGGCCTCGATGGCCGCCTACGCCGCCAAGGCCGGTCTCCAGCCGCTGGTGCTCGTTCCCGAGGGCAAGATCGCCGCCGGCAAGATGGCGCAGGCGATCCTGCACGGGGCGCAGGTGATCATGGTCCGGGGCAACTTCGACGACTGCCTGACCATGGCGCGCCGGATGGCCGAGGACTACCCGGTCGCGCTGGTGAACTCGGTCAACCCGGTGCGCCTCCAGGGCCAGAAGACCGCCGCGTTCGAGATCGTCGACTTCCTCGGCGACGCCCCTGACCACCACGTGCTGCCGGTCGGCAACGCCGGCAACGTCTCGGCCTACTGGATGGGCTACACGCAGTACGCGGACCTCGGTCGCTCCACCCGCCGGCCGGTGATGCACGGTTTCCAGGCCGCCGGCGCCGCGCCGTTGGTGCACGGGTCGCCGGTGGCGGACCCGGAGACCAAGGCCACCGCGATCCGGATCGGCAACCCGGCCTCCTGGCACCTCGCGGTCGCGGCGCGCGAGGAGTCCGGTGGTCGTTTCGCCGCGGTCACCGACGACCAGATCCTCAGCGCCCAGCGCGAGCTCGCCCGGCGGGACGGCGTCTTCGTCGAACCGGCCTCCGCCGCGGGCGTCGCCGGCATCCTCCAGGACCTCGAGCAGGGCCGGGGCTACGACGGCACCGTCGTGGTCACGGTGACCGGCCACGGGCTCAAGGACACGGTGACCGCGCTCGAGGGGGTCGGCCCGCTGGTCGACACCGTGGTCGACGCAGACCCGGCCGCCGCGGCCGCCGCGGCCGGGCTCGACGGGCCCGACCCTCGCGACGGCGCCTGAGCGGGGCGGTGGCGTGACGACGTTCGTCGACGGACCGGTGCGCGTCAGCGTGCCGGCGACCTCGGCCAACCTGGGCCCCGGCTTCGACTCCCTGGGGCTGGCGCTGGCGCACCGCGACCGTCTGGAGGCCGTCGTCCTGGGGCCGGCCGGTCCCGGCGGGCCGTCGGTGGAGGTGGAGGTGCGCGGCGAGGGGGCGGCGACCCTGCCCCGGGGGCGCGACCACCTGGTGGTCCAGGCGATGGAGGCGGCGTTCGCCGCGCTCGGGGTCGGCGCCCCCGACCTCCGGCTGACCTGCCACAACGTCATCCCGCAGGCCCGCGGGATGGGGTCGTCCTCGGCCGCGATCGTCGGGGGCCTCGGCCTGGCCCGGGCGCTGGTGCCCGACGGCGCGGACCGCCTCGACGACGACGCCCTGCTGGCCATGGCCGCCCGGATCGAGGGCCACCCCGACAACGTGGCGCCCGCCCTGCTCGGCGGCTTCGTCGTCTCCGGGCACGACGACGGCGTCTGGTGGGCCGTGCCGGCGCCGGTCGACCCGCGCGTGCGCGCCGTGGTCCTGGTGCCGCCGGACCCGGTCCCCACCGAGCTCGCGCGGGGCTGCTGCCCACCACCGTGCCGCTGGCGGAGGCCGCGGCGGACGCCGGTCGTACCGCGCTGCTGGTCGCGGCGCTCGGGGGAGCGTCGAGCACCTCTGGCGCGGGACCCGCGACCACCTGCACCAGGAGCACCGCCGACCGGCGATGCCCGCCACGCTCGAGATGGTGGACCGGCTGCGCGCCCGGGGAGTGGCGGCGGCGGTGTCCGGAGCCGGGCCGACCGTGATCGCCCTGGTGACCGACGAGGCCGACAGCGCGTCCGTGCTCGCCGACGCCCCCGAGAGCTGGGGGTCCTGGGCGCTGGACGTCGACCCGCGCGGTCTGGTCGTCGAGGTCTGAGCCGCACCGCTGGTGCTAGGTTGACCATCTTCGCCGATCTCGGCGACGTGCCGGTGGGTCTTCGCCCCCGGCGCTGACCTCGTCCGTGCGCCGATCGTGCCGGGCAGCCCGCTGCCCGTCCCGGCCGCAGCGCGCCGGCGAGCGACCGACCTGGCACCGACCGCCCGGCAGGGCAAGGACCTCACGTGACCGAGACCGACACCAGCGCCACGACCACCGACGCCCCGGCCGCGCGCAAGCGCTCCGGCGGCCTGAGCACCATGCTGATCGCGGACCTGAGGTCCATGGCCGTCGGCCTCGGCGTCAGCGGAGCCGGGTCTCTGAAGAAGGCCCAGCTCGTCGAGGCCATCAAGGCCGCGCAGTCGCCCGGCCCCGCCCGCCCCGCGGCCGAGCAGCCCGAGGCGCGGCAGCCGGCCGCGGCGGAGGAGCCGCCGGCCGACCGAGCCGCCGCCGAGCAGCCGGTGACCTCCAAGCCCGAGGTCCGGCGCCGTACCCGAGGACAGGACCGGCGCGCCGAGCAGACGGCCGCCGAGCCGGAGCAGCCCGCCCAGCGTCCGGCCGAGCAGGCGAAGGAGCAGCCGCGCCAGGACGAGGCCCCGGCCCGGCGCGACCAGGACCGCGCCCAGCCGCGCGACCAGGGCGGCAAGCAGGACAAGGGCCAGCAGGACAAGGGCCAGCAGGACAAGGGCCAGCAGGACAAGGGCCAGCAGGACAAGGGCCAGCAGGACAAGAACCAGCAGGGACCGGGCAAGGCCCAGCAGAACAAGCAGGACCAGCCGAAGAAGCAGCAGGGCGGTCAGCAGGGCGGTCAGCAGGGCGGTCAGCAGGGCGGTCAGCAGGGCAAGCAGGACCAGAACCGTCCCGAGCAGGGCAAGGGCAACCAGCCCCGGCAGAACGGCAACCCGAACAACCAGCAGGGCAACCAGCAGGGCAACCCGAACAACCAGAACGGCAACCCGAACCGGGACCAGCAGGACGACCAGGACTGGGACGACGACGAGGGCGGGGCCGCAGCCGCAACCGCCGGCGCCGCGGCCGCGACCGCAGCCGTCCCGCCGCACAGACGACGACCGGCCAGCGCGGCGAGCCCGACACGACCGTCCTGGAGGACGACGTGCTGGTGCCCGCGGCCGGGATCCTCGACGTCCTCGACAACTACGCGTTCGTGCGGACCACCGGCTACCTGGCCGGCACCGAGGACGTCTACCTGTCGCTGTCGATGGTGCGCCGCCACGGCCTGCGTCGCGGTGACGCGGTCGTCGGCGAGGTGCGCCAGCCCCGGGAGGGCGAGCGCAAGGAGAAGTTCAACCCGATGGTGCGGGTGGAGAGCATCAACGGGCTCGACCTCGACGCCGCCAAGGTGCGTCCCGACTTCGCCGACCTCACCCCGGTGCACCCGTCCGAGAGGCTGCGCCTGGAGACGGGCCCGGGCAACACGGTGGGCCGCGTGCTCGACCTCGTCGCGCCCCTCGGCAAGGGCCAGCGCGGCCTCGTCGTCGCCCCGCCCCAGTCGGGCCGTACGACGCTGCTGCGTGCGGTGGCGGACTCGGTGACCCAGAACAACCCCGAGTGCCACCTCATGGTGGTGCTCGTCGACGAGCGGCCCGAGGAGGTCACGGACTTCCAGCGTGCGGTGAAGGGCGAGGTCATCGCCTCCACGTTCGACCGCCCGGCCACCGACCACGTGGCCCTGGCCGAGCTGGCCGTCGAGCGGGCCAAGCGCCTGGTCGAGCTGGGCCACGACGTGGTGATGCTGGTCGACGGCCTGACCCGGCTCGGGCGCGCGTACAACGCCGCCGGGCCCGGCAGCGGCCGGGTGCTGGCGGGCGGCGTCGACGCCGCGGCCCTCTTCCCGCCCAAGCGGTTCTTCGCGGCGGCCCGCAACGTCGAGGGCGGCGGCTCGCTGACGATCCTGGCCACGGCCTCGGTGGAGACCGGCTCGGCGACCGACGAGGTGCTCTTCGAGGAGCTGGGCGGCACGGCCAACCTCGAGCTGCACCTGCGGCGTGACCTGGCCGAGCGGCACCTCACGCCGTCCGTCGACCCGCTGCGCTCGCGCACCCGCCGCGAGGACGAGCTGATGGGGGAGCAGGAGCTCACGGTGCTCGGCACCCTGCGTGGCCTGCTCGCCCAGCAGGAGGCGCCCCGCGCCCTGGAGCTGCTGGTGGAGCGGGTGCGCGCGACCCAGACCAACATCGAGCTGCTCACCGCGGTGCAGCGCACCGGGTCCCTCGGGCGCCCGACCTCCCGCGCGGCGGTGGCCAAGTGACCACATCGACGCGCGAGACCCGTTACGATCGACCAGGCCCGACGGGCCTGAGAACCGGGGGTAGCTCAGTGGCACGCATCGTAGTGGCCGACGACGACGTCGACATCCGGGAGCTGGTCGAGTTCAAGCTCTCGACCATGGGTCACGAGATCGTCGCGGTCTCCGACGGCGGCGCCGCCGTGGAGGCCTGCCAGGCGCAGCGTCCGGACCTCGCGGTCTTCGACGTGATGATGCCCGGGGTGTCGGGTCTGGACGCGATCCGTCGCATCCGCGCCGACCCGGGTCTCGCCGACCTCCCGGTCATCCTCCTCACGGCCCGGGCCCAGGAGTCCGACGTCGAGTCCGGGTTCAGCTCCGGCGCCGACGACTACATCACCAAGCCGTTCAGCCCCCGTGAGCTCGCCGCCCGCGTCGAGGCGCTGCTCGCCAGCCGCGCCCAGGCCGGCTGAGCCGACCCCGGCGGGGGCCTCGCGCCCCCGGCGTCCGTACCAGGAATGGGCCGGACGAGCGCGCTGTTCTATCATCGTCGATCGGTCCGGTTCACGCCTCGCGCACCCCGCGCACGGCGACCCGGCGCCAAGGAGGAGAGAGACATGAAGAAGGACATCCACCCGCACTACACCGAGACCGTGGTCACCTGCACCTGCGGTTCCACGTTCACCACGCGCAGCACCTCGGAGTCGGGCACCCTGCGCTCCGACGTCTGCTCGCAGTGCCACCCGTTCTACACCGGCAAGCAGAAGATCCTCGACACCGGTGGCCGCGTCGCCCGGTTCGAGGCGCGCTACGCCAAGGCCGCCAAGAAGTAGCGACCTCCGAGCGCCGGTCCCCTGCAGCGAGCGGGGGGCCGGCGCTCGCCATTTCCCCCGTCCCGCAGCACCCGCAGATCCAGCGCCGGAGGTCCCGTGTTCGAGGCAGTCGAGGGCATGCTCGCCGAGCACGCCGACCTCGAGACCCGCCTGGGCGAGCCCGAGACCCACGCCGACGCGCGACTGGCCAAGCGGCTGAACCAGCGCTACGCCGCGCTGTCCCGGATCGTCGA
This window encodes:
- the thrC gene encoding threonine synthase, with amino-acid sequence MRQWRGVIEEYRDLLDLPDLPDGIPAVTLREGGTPLVTSEWLSGLTGADVWLKVEGDNPTGSFKDRGMTAAISVARSEGARAVVCASTGNTSASMAAYAAKAGLQPLVLVPEGKIAAGKMAQAILHGAQVIMVRGNFDDCLTMARRMAEDYPVALVNSVNPVRLQGQKTAAFEIVDFLGDAPDHHVLPVGNAGNVSAYWMGYTQYADLGRSTRRPVMHGFQAAGAAPLVHGSPVADPETKATAIRIGNPASWHLAVAAREESGGRFAAVTDDQILSAQRELARRDGVFVEPASAAGVAGILQDLEQGRGYDGTVVVTVTGHGLKDTVTALEGVGPLVDTVVDADPAAAAAAAGLDGPDPRDGA
- the rho gene encoding transcription termination factor Rho — protein: MLVPAAGILDVLDNYAFVRTTGYLAGTEDVYLSLSMVRRHGLRRGDAVVGEVRQPREGERKEKFNPMVRVESINGLDLDAAKVRPDFADLTPVHPSERLRLETGPGNTVGRVLDLVAPLGKGQRGLVVAPPQSGRTTLLRAVADSVTQNNPECHLMVVLVDERPEEVTDFQRAVKGEVIASTFDRPATDHVALAELAVERAKRLVELGHDVVMLVDGLTRLGRAYNAAGPGSGRVLAGGVDAAALFPPKRFFAAARNVEGGGSLTILATASVETGSATDEVLFEELGGTANLELHLRRDLAERHLTPSVDPLRSRTRREDELMGEQELTVLGTLRGLLAQQEAPRALELLVERVRATQTNIELLTAVQRTGSLGRPTSRAAVAK
- a CDS encoding response regulator transcription factor — translated: MARIVVADDDVDIRELVEFKLSTMGHEIVAVSDGGAAVEACQAQRPDLAVFDVMMPGVSGLDAIRRIRADPGLADLPVILLTARAQESDVESGFSSGADDYITKPFSPRELAARVEALLASRAQAG
- the rpmE gene encoding 50S ribosomal protein L31 translates to MKKDIHPHYTETVVTCTCGSTFTTRSTSESGTLRSDVCSQCHPFYTGKQKILDTGGRVARFEARYAKAAKK